CTCCCCTCCCgcatccctgcctccctgctttaCTGAGCACTGACTATGCGCCCAGCACTGCACTGGGCGCAGGGAAGACGGCCAGGCTCGCGTGCAGCGTCCACTTGTGGCAgccccaggggacagagggacacacactcACTTAGGATAAGCAGGATCCCCACGGAGAAAAGGACGACGGCAAACACCAATCCCCCGATCCTCAGGGTCTGGTAGTCTGCGGAGGGAACGGGGGTGAGAGACGGAGCGGGGCCAGGGCCGCGCCGGCCCTGCGACACAGCCGCCCTctcccagcacccagggctggcgTCACTGCTCACCATAATGGAAAgggtccttctccttctcctgctCAGCTGCTGTGAACACAGAGAGACGCTGTCAGGAGGCAGCCGGCACCCGTCCTGGTTCCCAAGGCTCTGACCAGGGCTCGCACATCTCGGGCCCCACAGGGGTTCccctgcagggcagggaggggcagaccTGCCGGTAGGTGAGGCTCAGCcagggggccagggccaggagggctCAGAGGCCCGTGAAGTCCTTGCTCCTTTTCATTCTAACATCGCCCCCTGGAGGCAGGCACTGCTCTCCTCTGgttacaaatggggaaactgagaccaAGGAAGGTGTCATGGCAACAAATAGCACACTGGATAGGAAGGGTGTAAAAACCGACATGCAGCTCTGACCCCCAGAGCTCAAAGCCAGAAGTGCAGGGGCGTGGAGTGCGACGGCAGACCCTGTAGGCCCCACTGTGGAGCAACGTGGGCAATGGGATTCCGCCATGACCTGCCGTCTCCTTCCAGGACTTTCTCTGCCGACTAATAGGTGGGGACCCGACCAGACAGGAAGAGCCTGAGCCCCCAAGTCTGGGGGCGTGGTGGGGGGCACTTACCACTGGCCAGGACCAAGCGGGGGGCCAGCAGGCTGCACAGGAAGATCAGCACCACCTCCATGGCgtctacagacagagggaggatcACAGGAGTCCCTGGGGAGGAGAGCCCCGCCCCGGCCAtcagcctgccctgcccagcgGTTCCTCCCTGAGCACTCACTACAGGCGCGAGGCCAAGCAACCCGAGCGGGAGAGCTGACCTTTATCAGCTGCCTGCAGAGAGCTCTGTATTAATTCCGTTAGTGCACTGAGTAGGCTCAGTGATTACCGCGTGTCACAGGCCAAGAGGCCCGTGGACTCccgccacagcaggtgcagggcccagatcCTCAGTCCACTCCCAACCAGGCCACATGGCCTCTGGGCTGGAGCGGTAAAAGGACTTTGGGGACAATCTCTTCCGAGCTCCTCCCCCCAGGCTACCCTTCTTGGGCAGCTCTAGTATTCTGATGGGGGCTTCCTGGCCTGATTCCTACAGCcagcaccaccccacccccatccactaGAAATTCTCGTGAGGATCAGATTAAACGGGGCAGGTAAGCCAGCGGCCCGAGGGCCAGCCTGCCGGGTGGGTGGGCAGGCTGCTGACTGGACACCCCACACACCCCACGGGAACCCTGAGATgctgcacctgccctgggtggCTCCTCACCCACACTCCCCCCAGAAGGAGCTCTTCCCTGGGCACAGGCAGTGTGCACATCCGTGTCCACGCCCTCCTGCCCCAGAACATGCTGAGGCCCTGCTCAGGAGCTCACGGAGTCCTGGTCTCTGGGGTGTGGCCCCAGGatggacagaggcagagggcagggccagctAGTTCTACCCAGGGATAAATTTCAGTAGAGCCCTATACCCCCTGCTGGGCTTAAAGAGGTAAAGAGCCGGAGAAAGCAAAGGAACCTGAATCAAGAAAGCCCAGGGCCGTGTGCCCCCTTCCACGGGAGTGAGACCGGCAGTGGCCGGGACCTCCGACCCCCTGTCTCACAGGCACCTCTTGTGCCTGTCTGGGAGCAAGCAAACCCAGCTGCACTGCAGCTCTCGGCCACCAGGGGTCAGAGCAACCGCATCCAGGGCCTCCACAAAGCCCAACTCTGAACCTGAGATTCCAAGTCTTCATCAAAAGACAGAAATGCCCCTTCTAAGCTGTCTCATTTCATATTCAGACTTCTTCCAAAGATTACATTACATGTTGTGCGAAAAACGGTACacgtgggggccggcgctgtgacatagcaggtaaagccgccacccgcagtgtcagcatctcctgtgggcaccggttctgtcctggctgctccacttcccatccatccagctccctgctaacgcacctgggagagcagcagaggatggcccgagtgcttgggcccctgcactcacgtgggagacccggaagaagctcctggctcctggctttggattggcccagctctaactgttgcagccatttggggcgtgaaccagcagatagaagactctctctctgcctctcctctctctctgtaactctgcctttcaaataagtaatccaaaaaagaagatgaagaagagcaTCAGGTCTGTCTATAGAACAACTTGGGGATAACTGACATACTTCTGATCTTGAGTCTCctacaaataataaatcttttcacTTGTTTACGTCGTTTTCATTGTTGTCTAATAATGCTTTATATGTGCTTTCATAGAGGTCTCACGTCTTCAGTTCGATTCATTCCTGGATACCTTCTTCATTTTATTGCTAATTAAAGTGCTACCTTGTTTTGCAGGTATAGAGAAAAatggttgatttttatatattgatcttgAATCCAATAATGGTGTTAAACTctcactgttttgattactgctCCCACAGCTCTCTGGGTTTTCTCCTGAGACACGCCATCAGTACACGAGGCAGTACTGTTTCTTCTTTATCCTGTTGTTACTTGAGTGCACTGGCTCGGAATCCCAGGGGAGGGCAGAAACGATGAtcatggggacacacacacacgcacacaccatcTTATCGCTGGTTTTAAATGGAGTTCTTTTAATGTTTGGAAAGTTCTACTCTACCGGGCTTTCCAGGGTGTTTCTGTTTTATGTTACTTAGGAATGAGTTAACTCTTCTCCTTTGATCTACCAATGAAGTAAATTCCTCCTGTAGAATGTTACCCCATCCTtgcatttcccaggccaacaACAAGGTAGTGTCTTTTCAGTGACAGAtggatttggtttgctggtaTTCTGTTTCGGGGTTTTGCATCTCTGTGCACCTGTGCGACTGGGCTGCAATTTCAGTCTCACCGCAGTGGCCCTGCCTGGTCTGGTGTGGCAGTGCTGGCCTCGCAGAACGAGCCTCTGTGCTCCTGGCATTCCCTAGGAGGGTCGGCAGCTCGGAATAACCTGTGCTTGAATGTTTGCTGCAACTGACCTGCAGCGCCATCTGGGCTTGCAGGAAGATTTCAAATCTCCTGTTCAATTCATTACTGGTTGTGGCACTCTTTAGGTGTCTATGTGAAGCTTTTCatgaattctaatttttttagGTGTATCTGttgattcgaaaggcagagtgacagagagaatcagagagagagagagagagagagagagaggagagcgtcCATCTTccggctcactcctcaaatgcctgcagcaggaaGAAGTCCACAGTCAGGAGCTCcgtctgggaggcaggaaccaaaGGACTCCCAGCAACTACCCGCTGCCTCCCGGTGCGCAGTAGCAGGAGACTGGACCGGGAACGGACACAGGGCTTGAGCTCCGGCACTCCATGGGCTAGGGCATTCTGAGGGGCATCTTCACGGCCACTCCACAAGGCGCACCTGCGCTACCATTCTTATAAAAAGTTCTTTGCTTTCAGATGCAATGCCACAGCGTGGTTTCTAGTATTTTCTTGCTGTCCTTTGGTTTCTGTTGGGTCTGTCGCTACCCCCGTTTTCTTCCCTCATGTGACTGTGACGGCTCCCTTCCTCCCGGCTCAGCCTCACCGGAGGCTTCGcggtcttttcaaagaagcatCTCTTGGTTCTGCTGATGTTGACTGGAAGTTCTCTGAATTCTCCCTTGCCCCCTGCCCAGGTTCCTGCTGTGGTTCGCAGTGTGCGTCTGCCTGCCTGTGCTGGGAACCCAGCCCACCGGCACTCAGCTGCGTGTCTTCTCTTACATAAGCATCTGAGACTATTATAAaactcccattttattttttaaagatttattgtatttttttgaaagagttagagagagaggtagagccagagagagaggtcctccatccgctggttcactccccagatggctgcaacagccagagctgagctgatctaaagccaggaaccaggagcttcctctggctctcccatgcgggtgcaggggcccaagcacttgggccatcttctgctgctttcccaggccatagcagagagctggatcggaagtgaagcagccaggactccaactggcggcgcccatgtggggtgccagcactgcaggtggcagccttacctgctactccacatgAAACTCCCTACTGAGGGCCACGTTCCCTCTGCCACGGCCTCTGTAAAACGTGGCTTCCTGGCCCTTCAGTTCTCAGCACAGTAAACTTCCGTTCCATTTCTCACCTGATTTTTAGTCTGCTTTTCTTACCAACTTCTAACCTAAGTGCACTACACTCCGAGAACACGGTGTGTGGCCGACAGACGCCTGGAAACGTTCTGTTGCAGGACTTACTACCTGGTCTTGTATTTCAAAAAACTGATGTCATGCATGTTCAGGACTCCTCCATTTTGGGGAAGAAGCTCTTATATGCCCATtatattcttacttttttttttcattttttggctaACCAATTACAAATTGTTATGCGGTTTAAAATTTATCATAATGAGaaagtttttagctttattcCTGTGGTTCTTGCTGTAATATAACACAGTTTAAAACTGTTctaattggggccggcactgtggtgtacaggtaaagccgccgcctgtagttctggcatcccatatgggtgccatttggagtcccagataccccacttctgatccagctctccgctatggcctgggaaatcagtgaaaaatggctcaagtccttgggtccctgcatccatgtgggagacccagaagaagctcctggctcccggctttggatcggcacagctctggcaattgtggccaactggggagtgaaccagcagattggaagacctctccctctctccctctctccctctctctgcctctgcctctctgtaaatctgcctttcaaataaataaatctttaaaaaaccaaaaacctgttCTATTGTTCTGTGGGTGGG
This window of the Lepus europaeus isolate LE1 chromosome 7, mLepTim1.pri, whole genome shotgun sequence genome carries:
- the FXYD6 gene encoding FXYD domain-containing ion transport regulator 6 isoform X2 — protein: MEVVLIFLCSLLAPRLVLASAEQEKEKDPFHYDYQTLRIGGLVFAVVLFSVGILLILSRRCKCSFTQKPRAPGDEEAQVENLITANATEPQKAEN
- the FXYD6 gene encoding FXYD domain-containing ion transport regulator 6 isoform X1 yields the protein MEVVLIFLCSLLAPRLVLASAAEQEKEKDPFHYDYQTLRIGGLVFAVVLFSVGILLILSRRCKCSFTQKPRAPGDEEAQVENLITANATEPQKAEN